CTCATGCTAACATTTGTTGATTTTATGTTTTCACTCCATCCCAAAATGCCCCTCCCATCAAAAGTGAACAATTTTAGGATCGAACTCAAATTATTTCCTCATGACTActtttaaaaagtgtctgaggctgaatttgaacctttttttaaggtttggtttttggttttttttttggcaaggcaaatggggttaagtggcttacccaaggccacacagttaggtaattattaagtgtctgagaccggatttgaacccaggtactcctgactccaaggccggtgctttatccactatgccacctagccgcccctctgaggccaaatttgaactcaggttcttctgactccagggctggggctctagccactgctccacttagcttcCCTGCATTCTTTTTTACAGACTGAGTACCAGAGACTCTTCTGCTCCTGGGAAACTAAAGATCAAACACAGATGTAAGGAAATATGATTAGTCAAGGAAAGCATCCTGgcctaaggaaaaagaaaattattacagTAACTAAAACTagcaaaaggaggaagaaaagtaagGAAAGCAGTAATTGTAGCAGCAATTATTATGTTGAAATATAAtgtatccatatatatttatatgtatatacaatcaTTTAGAAAATTACATTTCAACATAATAAGCTCCCTTTGAAGtatcatgcattttattttatatattaaaaacattctgagaaaggattatGGACTTCAACAGACTGTAAAAGGAGGGCAAAACACAAAACAGTTATGAATTCTTGTTACTGACCCTTTTTATAGGAAAGTGGTGAGTAAGATATTGTTCTAATTTCTCCCCCTATCCTGGATTTCAACCCAAGCCCTAACTGAAATACTTTCCTAGTTCTTCAAAAAGAATTAGATCAGGCATCAAAAATCAAACTACATGAAATGAACATTTAAATTGAAATTAGAAAGGTATATTAAATTCTCTATTCCTGAGGTGCCAACCTCATGGCAGgcccagattaaaatgtaactggaaaatgtttaacaaaagataaatacaatataatgtaCATTTGGGTTTTAGAGGTCAATATGCAGCCTGCAGGCATctgtttctgtttgaatttgactTCATTATGctataatgaaaattaaactcCAAGAGACATACaaatatagaaatgagaaaatgtggtTTGCCCTAAATGAGATTATAACTCCACGTGTAGTTTCCCAAGTCTAATTGTTATTTTGTCAATAGAACTTGTCCAAGAGCTAGCAAATCATAGTTTGGAGCTAAAAACATTTTCAACGAAACTATTCTCTGtggttaattaattttttaaaataacatttaaattgaAATATCTGTGATTGCTTATATTAACTTTGATGAAATGAGTTAAATgcacataattttctttttttttttaatctcacttATGATTTTTTGTGGCTATGTTCAAGTGCTGGACATGCCATTTACCTGTAAGGAGACAAAACAGACAGATGACTTCCTCCCTTCACTTTAAAATGAAGCAGTTGTGGCCCAGGAAGGTGAATTAGCTCTATAAAGCTTTTTCTGATTCTAACTTTCTATGATTTTCTCTAAACTTACTGTGACCATAATTACCAATTTAAATGTAGGCCATCTGGATTGCAACTGATAGTAGTAATTCAACTCAAAAAATCATTTAAGCACATACTTGGGTTCTGTAATGGTGGGAAACTTTTCCCCTTGCACAGTGCTCTCTCGTTTTTAAATAGAATATATCTTCATCATTCACTGAGTCACTTAAGAATACTCTTTTACTTTTAATGATTTCACCTTCATCAGTCTTCTCTCCCCAATAACCTGCAGTTGCTTGAGGGAAGAGATTCATATCATATTTCTTCTGAATCCCTCACAATTCCTAGCCTACCACATGTATTCAAGAAAAATTACtgaaatcaaaagaatgagaaGTTAAGCTTGGTGGGCTTGaagtgaaggaagagagagagagagagagagagagagagagagagagagagagagggaagagagggaaacagAGAGGAGAAATAATGAGAGAAAGAGTAGTTGAAAgtggatagagaaagagagaggagataaaagtggacaaagagggaaaggagaaaagagagagacatagacagagagcAACAAAATAATAAGTTGTTCAAAATCTAGCAGAGTACAGATAAGCCCGTTCCACTAAGGAGGGTAGTCAGTGGAAAAGGCTACATGTTATGAATGCTAGAAAACTGTCCAAGCCTCAGGACACTTGCACCTGTGCCAGATGCAAAATCTCTGAGCCCCAGGATTCCCGTCAAATTACTTGACTTTTCTGAGTTGTAGCTTCCTGAGTCCATAAAAGGAGACCATAACCCTTATCTCACAGAACTCCTCTaaggaaaacattttctaaaatactataaaaatgtgaaataatattgCAAAGAAGTTATTGTTTGACTCACTCTACAAGGAAGGACACAGAGgtttcttcttcaaaaaaaaggtCTTGAgtccataatttttaaaaatttttaatttaatacattttaataatgGGATAGGATATCAAGAATGTAAAAATCATTAACTACTCTATAtatcaatttttgttttgttttttggcaaggcaatgaggataagtaacttgcccaaggccacacagctaggcaattattaagagtctgaggtcatatttgaactcaggccctcctgactccagggccggtgctctatccactgcagcacctagacATCTCTTGCATATCAATTTTCTACATGAACAACAGCTCTTTCTTTACTCTACTACCTACCTTATAATATAACCCACAAGGTGATCAGTGTGTGGCAGGACAAACAGAGATTTTCCCGAAAGTTCACAGGCATTACATAAGGCAGCTGCCCTTTCTGAAGCAATCACATCTTCTCCTTTTGCATGtagagaaaacaagagaaaacaaGGAATAAATACCACAAAATAACTATCTCTCCCAAAGTCACAACTACAATCAAAGATAAACACCtaattgagggcagctaggtggcacagtggatagagcaccggccctggagtcaggagggcctgagttcaaatctgaactcaagacacttaataattgcctagctgtgtgatcttgggcaagtcatttaatccaatgccttaaataaaaaaaattaaaaagaaaatgaagaaatatcaattGTATTTCCCCAATGGTAACTATCTTAGAAAAATAGTGAGCTATTTAAAGTAGAAGGAATTAAATGGAGTGTTCAGGAATCCTGACAGAAATATGATGTGGTAATGATGAACTTTTGTTTATACAAACATCTCTTAGAAATCTTGGCTCAGTCtaacttttgttttattcataattccatacttcaaaaaaaaaaacaataaaagaactTCTGTTCTCAATTTGATTCTTAATCAAGAAGGAAATTGTTGCCAAGCTGTAACCAAATGATCATTCAGTCCTAGAGTTTGTGATAAGAAATTTCACTTTTCACTAAAGAAAGAGTTCATGGAAGAGGTTAGGTAACTTGTCCAGTCACCCAGCTGGGAAAAAGtattgaggcaggatttgaactcagatcttcctaacacCAAGTGCTACAAAGAATCCTGTAGATGTAAGGTATGCCTAAGTTTCAGCAAAGTAAATAAGCAAGTCTTTCATACTAACAAGTTAAAATGATATGAGTTAAGACAAGAGTAGTGAgacagatttagaactggttgAAAGAATGAACTAGAAAATTAATATCATCTGAGAGGGAGATCTAGAGTTGTGTATATCAGGGATTTTTCTTGGGACTTTGTCATATAGCATTTTTAATACTAATCTGGACTAAGACACAGAAAGCATATGCTTCAACTTCATGatcaaaaaatgaatgataaacatTTAGACAATAGCTCCTGTGAAAAAAGGGGTAGCTGTGCAAGTTCAAGTCACAACAATGCAATAATCCTGGGNNNNNNNNNNNNNNNNNNNNNNNNNNNNNNNNNNNNNNNNNNNNNNNNNNNNNNNNNNNNNNNNNNNNNNNNNNNNNNNNNNNNNNNNNNNNNNNNNNNNACTTCAACTTCTTCCTGTAATTTAGCCAGAATACTTTGCTTTACAGCTGATGATCtagaacatataatatatatttaaaagaaattaaaagggagtaggaaaatgaaaggggaaaCAAACGAAAATAGCAAATGGAAAACACTTACATGGTATTGTTGAAAAAAGCATTCATAGATATGATTGGAGCTGTTTGTGGATATGTTTCGGTCCAAGAAACTTCTATTAAGAAGGCTTTGGGATCACCATTTTCACCTatctgaaggaaaggaaaatttcaaatagaaaagTTACTCATGTGTTACAAAAGTCAGAGgcaataaaagattaaaaaaaaaagataaattattttcaatactAGTACACAAAccattaatttaatatagtttaaaaaaaaaagtcttttagtaGCAGCTAAGACCAAAGTGAACCCAGAAGCTCTGGCTAAACTTCAATTCATTCTTAGTCTTAAAAGAGCTTTTCTGTTCTGGCCTCAGAAAGCAGGACTTCGTATTCATGCTTGATTTCTACAGCCATAGGGGGAAAATTTGGATCAAAAATCCAGTAATGACAaaaaaagctgagttcaaattcgacctcagatgtgtgaccttgggcaatacACTTAActgcactgccttgcaaaaaaacgaaaaagtgactaaaatgtaaaaacaaaaacaaaaaacctttatGTATTAGATAGTGTAAATATTACCcttgttttaaaaatgagcaaaatgtggggaatggggggagggaagtaagattagtgaaaaaattgtaaaactcaaataaaatctttaagtacaaaaaaaaaataaagatgagcaaattgaggttCTGAA
The Macrotis lagotis isolate mMagLag1 chromosome 3, bilby.v1.9.chrom.fasta, whole genome shotgun sequence genome window above contains:
- the LOC141519135 gene encoding RWD domain-containing protein 4-like, whose protein sequence is MSANEDQEMELEALRSIYEGDESFRELSPVSFQYRIGENGDPKAFLIEVSWTETYPQTAPIISMNAFFNNTISSAVKQSILAKLQEEVEAYLTSTGFFVALGVRKI